In Elaeis guineensis isolate ETL-2024a chromosome 1, EG11, whole genome shotgun sequence, a genomic segment contains:
- the LOC105038011 gene encoding protein BOLA2: MGVTKEDVESTLTSALKPSHLEVIDTSGGCGASFEIEIASEQFEGKRLLERHRLVNGALAEQMKHIHALSIKKAVTPSQWKPPQ, from the exons ATGGGGGTGACCAAAGAAGACGTCGAATCCACGCTCACTTCGGCTCTCAAGCCCTCTCATCTC GAAGTGATCGATACGTCTGGAGG ATGTGGGGCGAGCTTTGAGATCGAGATAGCATCGGAGCAGTTCGAGGGGAAGAGGCTGCTGGAGAGGCACCGCCTAGTGAACGGTGCGCTGGCGGAGCAGATGAAACACATCCACGCCCTCTCCATCAAGAAAGCCGTCACCCCTTCCCAGTGGAAGCCCCCGCAGTAG